In Leptospira sp. WS58.C1, a single genomic region encodes these proteins:
- the pgsA gene encoding CDP-diacylglycerol--glycerol-3-phosphate 3-phosphatidyltransferase codes for MNPNINLPNTLTVLRVASLPFFIWFLYQKEQAYHIAALVLFSLASITDFIDGYLARKWKQETEFGKFLDPLADKIIVVGCFTTFIFLHEQIELWMVILIIGRDMLITTLRYLAIRLGKSIRTTMLGKVKTAFQMGAIILILIFFILVSSNKRILINEVYQSGKLAGMTVFGIASENAVAFVKVWKENGAPGWNELVFGLGGFVPYFGMLLTTLITVLSGIRYLISNREVIRYSSIRRAFGKNGN; via the coding sequence TTGAATCCGAATATAAACTTACCCAACACTCTTACCGTACTAAGAGTCGCATCTCTTCCTTTTTTTATCTGGTTTTTGTACCAGAAGGAACAGGCGTATCATATTGCCGCTTTGGTCTTATTTTCTCTGGCATCGATCACCGATTTTATAGACGGTTATCTGGCCAGAAAATGGAAACAAGAGACCGAGTTCGGAAAGTTCCTGGATCCTCTTGCGGATAAGATCATTGTTGTAGGTTGTTTTACCACATTCATTTTTCTGCATGAACAAATCGAACTATGGATGGTTATCCTGATCATCGGAAGGGATATGCTTATTACCACTTTACGATATCTTGCGATCCGTTTGGGTAAATCCATCCGGACTACCATGCTTGGAAAGGTAAAAACCGCCTTCCAGATGGGAGCGATTATTCTGATCTTGATCTTCTTCATATTAGTTTCTTCGAATAAAAGAATACTGATCAACGAGGTCTATCAAAGCGGCAAACTTGCCGGTATGACCGTTTTTGGGATCGCTTCCGAAAACGCGGTTGCATTCGTGAAGGTTTGGAAGGAAAACGGTGCGCCCGGCTGGAACGAATTGGTTTTCGGATTGGGTGGATTTGTTCCGTATTTCGGAATGCTTTTGACCACTCTAATCACTGTACTTTCCGGAATACGTTATTTGATCTCGAACAGGGAAGTGATCCGTTACAGCTCTATACGGAGGGCATTCGGTAAAAATGGAAATTAG
- a CDS encoding SRP-less Sec system protein — protein MNKILCFLLSISLAFPIFGQDGEEIDFLDKVSEPKKTTTSSKKTPLAKASRKKKVKKNAGKKKKAVESKETEQKESEPKKKVDPEIAPEDPTQGKNSGDPNGPNETTERNLNKEVSNPEVSAEIQKPYWLNEETTLSPRNLPGYNANVSSLPKEDISIREKLGEILKLGDDKKKEEEKKKAAEQKEQGAIAGFFSEHKKAIIIIAIILAFALYQFRAKGARVTRRSPVTINKVRRD, from the coding sequence ATGAATAAGATCCTATGCTTCCTTCTTTCCATCTCTTTGGCCTTTCCGATTTTCGGACAGGACGGAGAAGAAATCGATTTTTTGGATAAGGTTTCCGAACCTAAGAAGACAACCACTTCTTCCAAAAAAACTCCTCTTGCAAAAGCTTCTAGAAAGAAAAAAGTAAAGAAGAATGCAGGCAAAAAGAAGAAGGCTGTAGAGTCCAAAGAGACCGAGCAGAAAGAATCCGAGCCTAAGAAAAAAGTAGATCCGGAAATCGCACCGGAAGATCCGACTCAGGGAAAAAATTCCGGGGATCCCAACGGACCGAACGAGACCACCGAGAGAAATTTAAACAAAGAAGTTTCTAATCCGGAAGTTTCCGCGGAGATCCAAAAGCCGTACTGGCTCAATGAAGAAACAACTTTAAGTCCGAGAAATCTTCCGGGATATAACGCAAACGTTTCTTCTTTACCTAAGGAAGATATTTCTATCCGTGAGAAGCTGGGAGAGATCCTAAAACTCGGAGACGATAAGAAAAAAGAAGAAGAGAAAAAAAAGGCTGCGGAACAAAAAGAGCAGGGAGCTATAGCCGGATTTTTCTCGGAACATAAAAAAGCGATCATCATCATCGCCATTATACTTGCTTTTGCTTTATACCAATTCAGAGCCAAAGGCGCACGCGTCACTCGGCGTTCCCCGGTGACCATCAACAAAGTGAGAAGAGACTAG
- the yajC gene encoding preprotein translocase subunit YajC: MLSNFQNVFLLAQADPAGAQGGGFNTLLFIPILFIILYFIVIRPQRNEEKKRKAMIEGLQKGDVVITSSGIHGKVVEFKDNNESVVLAIAKDTNVTFNSSTILRKKEKEKEA; this comes from the coding sequence ATGCTTAGCAATTTTCAAAATGTATTCTTATTAGCCCAAGCGGATCCGGCAGGAGCTCAGGGAGGTGGATTTAATACTCTATTATTTATCCCGATCCTATTTATCATCCTGTATTTTATCGTGATTCGTCCTCAAAGAAACGAGGAAAAGAAAAGAAAGGCGATGATCGAGGGTCTACAAAAAGGGGACGTGGTTATCACTTCTTCCGGGATTCATGGCAAGGTCGTGGAATTTAAGGATAATAACGAGTCAGTGGTTTTGGCAATCGCGAAAGACACCAATGTTACCTTCAATTCCAGCACGATTTTAAGGAAGAAGGAAAAAGAGAAAGAGGCGTAA
- a CDS encoding LolA family protein, whose product MKDNRSNRSIFIALGLVVLFGSFSLGAQSSAKHHWNSPSEVVKKVRKTFSDLKSYKADFVIQTEANKKVVTKKGICYYKKGGKIKYEFSDPAGDEIVSDGKTLWIFIKRLNAAGKQDLTLNKSNKSGPIFSPMTEEGLSRIFRKYHYKFESIEQPQISPKDNRQYFVLALEQREKIGGYETMTLYVDAQTSFIKKAVASDGRGKTTTVEFFGVDPNADIEDGVFNFRPDGNSKIVNNPLVSEE is encoded by the coding sequence ATGAAAGATAACAGAAGCAATCGTTCTATATTTATCGCCCTCGGCCTTGTCGTTTTATTCGGCAGCTTCTCCCTAGGCGCTCAGTCCTCCGCGAAACACCATTGGAATTCCCCATCGGAAGTGGTTAAAAAAGTCAGAAAAACTTTTTCGGACCTGAAATCCTATAAGGCCGATTTCGTGATCCAAACGGAAGCGAACAAAAAGGTAGTCACTAAAAAAGGTATCTGCTATTATAAGAAGGGCGGAAAGATCAAATACGAATTTTCGGATCCTGCCGGAGACGAGATCGTTTCCGACGGCAAAACTCTTTGGATCTTTATAAAAAGATTGAATGCTGCCGGTAAACAGGACCTTACATTAAATAAATCTAATAAATCCGGTCCTATCTTTTCGCCAATGACGGAAGAGGGGCTTTCCAGGATTTTCAGAAAATATCATTATAAATTCGAATCCATAGAACAACCTCAGATTTCTCCTAAGGACAATCGCCAATATTTCGTTTTGGCTTTGGAGCAAAGAGAAAAGATCGGCGGATACGAAACAATGACTCTTTACGTGGATGCCCAGACTTCTTTTATAAAAAAAGCGGTGGCAAGCGACGGAAGAGGTAAGACCACAACCGTGGAATTTTTCGGAGTAGATCCGAATGCGGATATCGAGGACGGGGTATTTAATTTCCGTCCGGATGGTAATTCTAAAATCGTAAATAACCCCTTGGTTTCGGAAGAATAA
- the secD gene encoding protein translocase subunit SecD, with the protein MKSVQWIFVPILVVAASLTLLYPNFAERELELAVRKEFKQLPENTRKELLSNFAERWKADYNPQGAWQIEPDSSVFPEQDYYLVKGRFITSAKINQLSQENQELILEPKNKLRPTWVEEYIFGGRPLAIRLGLDLQGGMRVVLKGDFDDYTSKLKDSYSKEIEELTRKKDDPGLSEKERKEAQDKLQEIESYFELTPSRKLAELEKAKLIIDNRLTNQNLTEPQVRIQKDQDSIEVSLPGVSNSSQILDIIRNTETVEYRLREPSDPNNPNSRGTYHDAIEFEEMKLMSQGKREETEIVKFQNIVKQKLGRDEQDRFLVAMEKKYNIPEKYKLYVKWSRANNPKASLLPREFVVLERAISLDGKDMRNARESYDQNRLSYYVSFSLTSQGAEKFFDITSKNVGRQLAIVWGDKVISDPVIRSPIAGGNAQIDGEFGQKEATDLANVISEGALPIPLNVLEMRFIGPTLGIESIEVGLKAVLLGFALVIVFMLVIYRLSGLVADIALLVNVIILMALLSLMGFTLTLPGFAGIILTVGMAVDANVIIYERIKEELASGKHVSAAVAQGFENAFWTIMDSNVTTLISGILMIKLGNGPIKGFAITLCWGIVTSLFTSLFLSRMIMDLLVNKFGVRNLRIGFRTLESKNV; encoded by the coding sequence TTGAAATCTGTCCAATGGATTTTCGTTCCAATATTGGTAGTGGCAGCGTCATTGACGCTTCTTTACCCGAACTTCGCCGAAAGGGAGTTGGAACTAGCAGTAAGAAAAGAATTTAAACAATTACCGGAAAATACCCGCAAAGAATTACTTTCCAATTTTGCGGAAAGATGGAAAGCCGATTATAACCCGCAAGGCGCATGGCAGATCGAGCCTGATTCAAGCGTATTTCCGGAGCAGGATTATTATTTAGTCAAAGGAAGATTTATCACTTCCGCAAAGATCAACCAGCTTTCCCAGGAAAACCAAGAATTGATCTTAGAACCTAAGAACAAACTTAGGCCTACTTGGGTAGAAGAATATATTTTCGGCGGAAGACCGCTTGCGATCCGTTTAGGATTGGATTTACAAGGTGGAATGAGAGTCGTTCTGAAAGGTGATTTCGACGATTATACTTCCAAATTAAAAGATTCTTATTCGAAAGAGATCGAAGAACTTACTCGTAAAAAAGACGATCCTGGTCTTTCCGAAAAAGAAAGAAAAGAAGCTCAGGACAAACTGCAGGAGATTGAAAGTTATTTCGAATTAACTCCTAGCAGAAAACTGGCAGAGTTGGAAAAAGCAAAACTGATCATAGACAATCGGTTAACCAACCAAAACCTGACCGAACCTCAGGTGCGTATCCAAAAGGACCAAGATTCAATCGAGGTTTCTTTACCGGGAGTAAGCAACTCTTCTCAGATCTTAGACATTATCCGAAACACTGAAACCGTAGAATACCGATTGAGAGAGCCTTCCGATCCTAATAATCCGAATTCCAGAGGTACGTACCACGATGCCATTGAGTTTGAAGAAATGAAACTCATGAGCCAGGGAAAAAGGGAAGAAACCGAGATCGTAAAATTCCAGAATATCGTAAAACAGAAACTAGGAAGAGACGAGCAGGACAGATTCCTGGTAGCTATGGAGAAGAAGTATAATATTCCTGAAAAATATAAACTGTACGTAAAATGGTCCAGAGCGAATAATCCTAAGGCATCCCTTCTTCCTAGAGAATTTGTGGTTTTGGAAAGAGCGATTTCCCTAGACGGAAAGGACATGAGAAATGCTCGAGAGAGTTACGACCAGAACAGACTTTCGTATTACGTTTCCTTCTCCTTAACTTCTCAAGGTGCGGAAAAGTTTTTTGATATCACTTCTAAAAACGTAGGAAGACAACTTGCGATCGTTTGGGGGGACAAGGTCATTTCAGATCCTGTAATTCGTAGTCCGATCGCTGGCGGTAACGCTCAGATAGACGGAGAATTCGGACAAAAAGAAGCCACGGATCTCGCAAATGTGATCAGTGAGGGAGCGCTTCCGATCCCATTAAACGTTTTAGAGATGAGATTTATCGGTCCTACCTTAGGGATCGAATCCATCGAAGTAGGATTAAAAGCGGTCCTTTTAGGATTTGCTCTTGTGATCGTGTTCATGCTGGTCATCTACAGATTGTCCGGTTTGGTTGCGGATATCGCGCTTCTTGTGAACGTTATCATACTTATGGCTCTACTTTCACTGATGGGATTCACTTTGACCTTGCCCGGTTTTGCAGGGATCATCCTAACTGTGGGTATGGCGGTGGACGCGAACGTGATTATTTATGAAAGGATCAAAGAAGAATTGGCATCCGGAAAACATGTTTCGGCCGCGGTTGCCCAAGGTTTTGAGAACGCTTTCTGGACGATCATGGACAGTAACGTAACCACTTTGATCTCCGGGATCTTGATGATCAAACTAGGGAACGGACCGATCAAAGGATTTGCGATCACTCTTTGCTGGGGTATCGTAACCTCTTTGTTCACATCCTTGTTCTTGAGTAGAATGATCATGGATTTATTAGTAAACAAATTCGGAGTTCGTAATCTCCGGATCGGATTCAGAACTTTGGAGTCCAAAAATGTTTGA
- the trpD gene encoding anthranilate phosphoribosyltransferase encodes MEIRQAIIKVLEKKNLTVSEAETSINSVMKGEVSEILLASFLTAMRAKGETVDELLGFCLALRRNALKPKTVFPFDMLDTCGTGGDGKGTVNISTLSAITLSSLGIKVAKHGNRSVSSHTGSSDILGRLGYNTEKTQEEVETHLVENGFAFLFAPMWHPSMKFAGPVRKELGFRTLFNMIGPLSNPFSPQYQIIGVYEPELTETFIRVLQGLGLRRALVCHSRDGLDEFSIFEKTDYTLLEDGIISRKDFDPKDLGLKDLNPAEVFTSGPDQAESLARKILAGEKIAGTHAVALNAGAGLFTLGKAPSILDGYKIALEQLASGKTGAFFQNLITKG; translated from the coding sequence ATGGAAATTAGACAAGCTATCATCAAAGTCCTGGAAAAAAAGAATCTTACAGTTTCGGAAGCGGAAACTTCGATCAATTCCGTAATGAAGGGAGAAGTGTCGGAGATCCTTCTTGCATCCTTTTTGACCGCAATGAGAGCAAAGGGAGAAACCGTAGACGAACTCTTGGGTTTTTGTCTAGCGCTTCGCAGGAACGCGCTTAAACCGAAGACCGTTTTTCCTTTCGATATGCTGGACACTTGTGGGACAGGCGGAGACGGAAAAGGAACCGTGAATATTTCCACACTTTCTGCAATCACTCTTTCCTCTTTAGGGATCAAGGTGGCAAAACATGGAAATCGTTCCGTTTCTTCTCATACCGGTTCCAGCGATATACTCGGAAGATTAGGTTATAATACGGAGAAGACCCAAGAGGAAGTGGAGACCCACTTAGTAGAAAACGGATTTGCTTTTTTATTCGCTCCGATGTGGCATCCGTCCATGAAGTTTGCAGGTCCGGTCCGAAAAGAATTGGGGTTTCGGACCTTATTCAATATGATCGGGCCTTTAAGTAATCCATTCTCACCTCAATACCAGATTATTGGAGTGTACGAACCCGAATTGACGGAAACTTTTATCCGGGTTCTACAAGGTTTAGGTTTGAGAAGGGCCTTAGTATGTCATTCCCGAGACGGCTTGGACGAATTTTCCATTTTCGAAAAAACGGACTATACTCTATTGGAAGATGGAATTATCTCGCGAAAAGACTTTGATCCGAAAGATCTAGGCCTAAAAGATCTAAATCCTGCGGAAGTATTTACGAGCGGCCCGGACCAAGCGGAGTCCTTGGCTCGAAAAATCCTAGCCGGGGAGAAGATTGCCGGCACTCATGCGGTCGCCTTAAATGCGGGAGCAGGGCTTTTTACCTTGGGGAAGGCCCCATCTATCCTAGATGGATACAAAATTGCACTAGAACAGTTGGCTTCCGGAAAAACGGGCGCCTTCTTTCAAAATTTAATTACCAAGGGATAA
- a CDS encoding helix-turn-helix domain-containing protein, with product MNQKRVGQILREAREEKKLTVKDVSKDTNISVKYILALETEDYAQFPGETFTIGFLKNYGSYLKLDTGMLINLYRGEKIEESQAPLEELTKPTSNFYYDLNFDKNKLITAISVLMVAIAAVLLYTFIDGSSSDDEITEESRRKLEIPENIDFINRSVPETRPESFILTANQGVSFSASNQQCKLFISSVEQGSDTNTAVLAFNVYPELTVYKFRLSEGQEKVLSYSIPEISSLRRSIRISAQSVTGSSAKVLVSLSEEERQGTTVQPNPQGEDSTKTLGDVPIQVTLFFSKPSYAEFIIDGQMGFRGLVQGGENKALEAKDRLEIKVGDGSAVEMIQNGKPKVVLGRPGKLVKKVYIKTPNPYDSTQFIIKELGE from the coding sequence TTGAATCAGAAACGAGTAGGGCAAATCCTTAGAGAGGCTAGGGAAGAAAAAAAGCTCACTGTAAAGGACGTATCCAAGGATACGAATATTTCCGTTAAATACATTCTCGCGTTGGAAACAGAGGACTATGCTCAGTTTCCGGGAGAAACTTTTACCATCGGTTTTCTAAAGAACTATGGTAGTTACTTGAAGTTAGACACGGGGATGCTGATCAATTTATACAGAGGGGAAAAGATCGAAGAGTCGCAAGCTCCCTTGGAAGAATTAACCAAACCTACTTCTAATTTTTATTATGATCTAAATTTCGATAAGAACAAACTGATCACCGCTATCTCGGTCCTGATGGTGGCAATTGCCGCGGTTTTACTTTATACGTTTATCGACGGATCTTCTTCGGATGACGAGATTACGGAAGAAAGTAGAAGAAAGTTGGAGATCCCCGAAAATATAGATTTTATCAATCGTTCCGTTCCGGAAACGAGACCGGAAAGTTTTATCTTAACTGCGAACCAAGGTGTGAGCTTTAGCGCTTCCAACCAACAATGTAAACTTTTCATTTCCTCCGTGGAACAAGGATCCGATACGAATACTGCCGTTCTTGCCTTCAATGTGTATCCTGAATTGACTGTTTATAAATTCAGATTATCCGAAGGACAGGAAAAAGTCCTTAGCTATTCTATTCCGGAAATTTCTTCCTTACGCAGAAGTATCCGTATTTCCGCTCAAAGTGTGACCGGAAGTTCCGCAAAAGTCCTAGTTTCCTTAAGTGAAGAAGAGAGACAAGGAACGACCGTTCAGCCCAACCCTCAGGGGGAGGATTCCACAAAAACTTTGGGTGATGTTCCGATCCAAGTCACATTATTTTTCTCTAAACCAAGTTATGCAGAGTTCATCATCGACGGTCAGATGGGATTTAGAGGCCTTGTTCAAGGTGGAGAGAACAAAGCCCTAGAAGCGAAAGATCGTCTTGAGATCAAGGTAGGAGACGGTTCCGCGGTGGAGATGATCCAAAACGGCAAACCGAAAGTTGTCTTAGGCCGTCCCGGAAAATTAGTGAAGAAAGTTTATATAAAAACGCCAAACCCTTACGATAGCACACAGTTTATCATTAAGGAGTTGGGCGAGTAA
- the rimO gene encoding 30S ribosomal protein S12 methylthiotransferase RimO produces the protein MDKKFYITTLGCPKNTVDSMSMHHSLLEEGFLPATKPEESDFHLINTCTFIRSATEETIQTILGAAQAKKQEGQKLVVVGCFAERYPKDISAEIPEVDLVFGTGKYSQAGKIIKEAFRREISSPAKTEFNSDIVERMKLSPEIENYSKPYAYVKVSDGCNRGCAFCIIPSLRGKFVDSPLADIIQDTKRAIAAGAKEICLVSQDTVYYGKDSDKLLEMIKAVSDIENLEILRLLYLYPDKKTEKILRLMGETPKIAPYLESPLQHVSERVLKNMNRSGGYSQFRDLYSLAREVRPDLEIRTSFILGFPGETGEDVDEILRFVEETRPEKLNLFSYSPQEGTKGADLTQTVSDKEKAKRINLIRDAHLKILQEIHESRIGKTYTAIVDGLEGNTTIVRRLQDAPEIDEVVYVEDPSLKPGTIGKVKIESFYEYDMMGTWLES, from the coding sequence TTGGATAAAAAGTTCTACATCACCACTCTTGGATGTCCCAAAAATACCGTGGACTCCATGAGCATGCACCATTCTCTTTTGGAGGAGGGTTTTCTTCCGGCTACAAAACCGGAAGAGTCCGACTTCCATCTGATCAATACCTGTACTTTTATTCGCTCGGCAACGGAAGAAACCATCCAAACAATTTTGGGCGCTGCCCAAGCTAAAAAACAAGAAGGCCAGAAACTGGTCGTTGTAGGATGTTTTGCGGAAAGATATCCGAAGGATATCTCCGCAGAAATTCCGGAAGTGGATCTGGTTTTCGGGACCGGAAAATATTCCCAAGCCGGAAAGATCATCAAAGAAGCTTTCCGCCGAGAAATCTCTTCTCCTGCAAAAACCGAATTTAATTCGGATATCGTTGAGAGAATGAAACTTTCTCCCGAGATAGAAAATTACTCCAAACCTTACGCTTATGTAAAAGTTTCCGACGGATGTAATAGAGGTTGTGCATTCTGTATCATTCCTTCTCTTCGTGGAAAATTCGTGGATTCTCCTTTGGCTGATATCATCCAAGATACCAAAAGAGCAATCGCGGCAGGAGCAAAAGAGATTTGTCTTGTTTCTCAAGATACTGTCTATTACGGAAAGGACTCGGACAAACTTCTGGAGATGATCAAAGCGGTCTCGGATATTGAGAACCTGGAAATATTAAGATTATTATATTTATATCCGGACAAGAAGACGGAAAAGATCCTGAGGCTTATGGGAGAAACTCCAAAGATCGCTCCTTATCTGGAATCCCCTCTCCAACATGTTTCCGAAAGAGTATTAAAAAACATGAATAGAAGCGGTGGATATTCCCAATTCAGGGATCTGTATTCTCTTGCAAGAGAAGTGAGACCGGACTTGGAGATCAGAACTTCTTTCATTTTAGGTTTTCCTGGAGAGACCGGAGAAGATGTGGATGAGATCTTACGTTTTGTGGAAGAAACTCGCCCGGAAAAACTGAATTTATTCTCTTATTCTCCCCAAGAAGGAACCAAAGGTGCGGATCTAACCCAAACGGTTTCCGATAAAGAGAAGGCCAAAAGGATCAATCTGATCCGAGACGCTCATCTGAAAATCCTGCAAGAGATCCATGAATCTAGGATCGGAAAAACGTATACTGCGATCGTGGATGGACTCGAAGGAAACACCACAATCGTCAGACGTTTACAAGACGCTCCCGAAATAGACGAAGTGGTGTATGTGGAAGATCCTTCCTTGAAGCCGGGAACGATCGGAAAAGTGAAAATCGAATCCTTCTACGAATACGACATGATGGGAACTTGGTTGGAATCTTGA
- the secF gene encoding protein translocase subunit SecF, which translates to MFDFIKYKYVSITFSAILMIVGFGVTFGKYGGFATSLDFDGGLRAVVEFPENVERKNLEEYFSSKKLEAVLVLMDKEKNDYQIDIGLGSVDQIKELYNERKGKDSIEAKQASAIDALIGLLQEDFKLEKKKILSANQVGSVVGAELTSTGVSLLSLTLFFIMLYLSFRFQFKFALGAILALIHDLVITIAFIGFFQIKPSVPIIAALLTLLGYSINDTIVVFDRIRENAGNLRDTFSRVINISINQTLARTFNTSVATLISVVAIIIGGAVELYDFAYVLTFGIILGTFSSVFIAAPLVDIYDSLYKRWKRS; encoded by the coding sequence ATGTTTGATTTTATAAAATATAAATACGTATCCATTACTTTCTCTGCTATTCTGATGATAGTCGGATTCGGAGTTACTTTCGGAAAATACGGCGGATTCGCTACTTCTTTGGATTTTGACGGCGGTTTAAGAGCCGTTGTAGAGTTTCCTGAAAATGTGGAACGTAAAAATTTGGAGGAGTATTTCTCCTCAAAAAAATTGGAAGCTGTTTTGGTCCTAATGGATAAGGAAAAGAACGATTACCAGATCGATATTGGCCTTGGTTCCGTAGATCAGATCAAAGAACTTTATAACGAAAGAAAAGGGAAAGACAGTATAGAAGCAAAACAAGCATCCGCGATCGATGCTTTGATCGGACTTTTACAAGAAGACTTTAAATTAGAAAAAAAGAAAATCCTCTCCGCGAATCAAGTCGGTTCCGTAGTAGGAGCCGAGTTGACTTCCACAGGGGTTTCTCTATTAAGTTTAACTCTTTTCTTTATCATGTTGTATTTGAGTTTCCGTTTCCAATTCAAGTTTGCCTTGGGTGCGATTTTGGCTCTCATTCACGACTTAGTGATTACGATCGCGTTTATCGGATTTTTCCAGATCAAACCTAGCGTTCCTATCATTGCGGCGCTTCTTACCTTATTAGGTTATTCGATCAATGATACGATCGTGGTATTCGATAGGATCCGCGAAAATGCCGGAAATTTGAGAGATACTTTCTCCCGAGTGATCAATATTTCGATTAACCAAACTCTTGCGAGGACCTTTAATACTTCCGTGGCTACATTGATCTCCGTGGTTGCGATTATCATCGGGGGAGCTGTGGAGTTGTATGACTTTGCTTATGTTCTTACCTTCGGGATCATCCTTGGAACATTCTCCTCGGTGTTTATCGCAGCACCTCTCGTTGACATCTACGATTCGTTGTACAAGAGGTGGAAACGCTCTTGA